A single window of Armatimonadota bacterium DNA harbors:
- the cpaB gene encoding Flp pilus assembly protein CpaB has translation MGKFGRRTVVLAALCAGLLAALLAYLFLNQERAQAARMTQPVQVVVAAQDIPARTVIEPGMVREATRPVGTLPTNTATSVSEVMGQVTLAALKSGRPLERAAVAFPSGSLGLAYVVPEGMRAVAVALDPIIGVAGFLKAGDHVDVLATFEVDKLGVTKTVLQDVELLAIGPEIVPAETDKPGTRDARPKEQPNAILALTPDNAEKLILAESQGKLRLTLRSKGDAGKVYLAGARSDTLIGVRPATTVAAASPAPRPSAKVMSVGYTSPAFLGGYSSSSPASSAAGPQPVTFAGRAKISADDLASAVTVETVRGTQKTTVDVRAQ, from the coding sequence ATGGGCAAGTTTGGCAGAAGGACGGTGGTGCTGGCGGCTCTGTGCGCGGGGCTGCTGGCGGCGCTGCTGGCGTACCTGTTTCTCAATCAGGAGCGGGCGCAGGCGGCGCGAATGACGCAGCCGGTGCAGGTGGTGGTGGCGGCGCAGGACATCCCGGCGCGCACGGTGATCGAACCGGGCATGGTGCGCGAGGCCACGCGGCCGGTGGGGACCCTGCCTACTAACACCGCGACCTCGGTGAGCGAGGTCATGGGTCAGGTGACGCTGGCCGCGCTGAAGTCGGGGCGGCCGCTCGAGCGCGCGGCGGTGGCGTTTCCCAGCGGCTCATTGGGGCTCGCGTACGTGGTGCCGGAGGGTATGCGCGCGGTGGCGGTGGCGCTGGATCCCATCATCGGGGTCGCGGGGTTCCTGAAGGCCGGCGACCACGTTGACGTGCTGGCCACGTTCGAGGTGGACAAGCTGGGAGTGACCAAGACCGTTCTTCAGGACGTGGAGCTGCTGGCGATCGGGCCCGAGATCGTCCCGGCCGAGACCGACAAGCCGGGCACCCGGGACGCCCGGCCCAAGGAGCAGCCCAATGCGATCCTGGCGCTGACACCGGACAACGCCGAGAAGCTCATCCTGGCGGAATCCCAGGGCAAGCTGCGGCTGACCCTGCGTTCCAAGGGCGATGCCGGCAAGGTGTATCTGGCCGGAGCGCGCAGCGACACCCTCATCGGCGTGCGTCCCGCGACGACGGTCGCCGCCGCGTCGCCGGCGCCCAGGCCGAGCGCGAAGGTCATGTCCGTGGGCTATACCTCGCCCGCTTTCCTGGGAGGCTACTCATCCAGCAGCCCCGCGTCTTCCGCGGCGGGACCGCAGCCGGTGACATTCGCCGGTCGCG
- a CDS encoding TadE/TadG family type IV pilus assembly protein — MSKLRVRPGKRGAALVEFALILPILLMLFLGIIEFGVLMMHQLTLAQVAREGSRAASLGRPTTEIQTRMLNLAGALPNHDELAVNLSYSTDQGASYPYALGDVGGSSENSAPPGSLIKVTLGWPHHLLTGSFFSWMSNVQNNTLPLKSEIVMRRE; from the coding sequence ATGAGCAAGCTGAGAGTGAGACCTGGGAAGCGCGGGGCGGCGCTGGTCGAATTCGCGCTGATCCTGCCGATTCTGCTGATGCTGTTTCTCGGAATCATCGAGTTCGGCGTGCTAATGATGCACCAACTGACGCTGGCGCAGGTCGCGCGCGAGGGCTCGCGCGCTGCCTCGCTGGGGCGGCCGACGACGGAGATCCAGACGCGCATGCTGAACCTGGCAGGGGCCTTGCCCAACCATGATGAGCTCGCGGTCAACCTGTCCTATTCTACCGACCAAGGGGCGAGCTACCCCTACGCTCTGGGTGACGTCGGCGGCAGCAGCGAGAACAGCGCGCCCCCCGGCAGCCTGATCAAAGTCACCCTGGGCTGGCCGCATCACCTGCTCACCGGGAGCTTCTTCTCCTGGATGAGCAACGTGCAGAACAACACTTTGCCGCTCAAGTCCGAGATCGTAATGCGCAGGGAGTAG
- a CDS encoding prepilin peptidase: MVDIAATIVMLSMLSVAVVTDLRTGKIHNKLTVPCAAAGLALAGVGGGLAGVGNHALGAAAALAAALMLSGLAGLGGGDAKLLIAVGALKGFHLALGAMLLTGVAGGALAGVMIIRRRAVKATAVNMVANILSNAGGVRTDLAAGSALGKIPYSIAIAAGSLAALAFGM; the protein is encoded by the coding sequence ATGGTGGACATAGCGGCGACGATTGTGATGTTGAGCATGCTGTCGGTGGCGGTGGTTACCGACCTGCGCACGGGCAAGATCCACAACAAGCTGACCGTGCCCTGCGCGGCCGCGGGACTGGCGCTCGCGGGGGTCGGCGGCGGCCTGGCGGGGGTCGGCAACCACGCGCTGGGGGCGGCGGCGGCGCTGGCGGCGGCGTTGATGCTGTCGGGGCTGGCGGGGCTCGGCGGGGGGGATGCCAAGCTGCTGATAGCGGTGGGGGCACTCAAGGGATTTCATTTAGCGCTGGGGGCGATGCTGCTGACCGGGGTCGCGGGGGGAGCGCTGGCGGGGGTGATGATAATCCGCCGGCGCGCGGTGAAGGCCACGGCGGTCAACATGGTCGCGAATATCCTGTCGAACGCCGGGGGCGTGCGGACGGACCTGGCCGCCGGGTCGGCGCTGGGGAAGATACCGTATTCCATCGCCATCGCCGCGGGGTCGCTCGCGGCCCTGGCGTTCGGGATGTAG
- a CDS encoding TadE/TadG family type IV pilus assembly protein, whose translation MMKWMKDERGVSLIMAAMLIVVLLGMVALAVDVGRLYVARQFLVNSCDAAALAGGMELPNQTKATTKANECAIANQMTSHHVSFPADGVTADGPTKIRVDGDMVVAHTFANVLGFSSRQVGAYAVVLKTGSVSWVNGRVVPWGIPWYGPDGAPYGYDNGVPYTLKVGSQTDLGDGSVEKTGGNFYPLALERSLGDGSSGAKVYNNDIKWGFDGQVKVGDMTATEPGNMVGPTRQAVSSDADSLFRRAEQQPWADDTWDNYDYGNPRIVIVPIISPLGNGRTEVEILGFASFFVASCTGQEVTGYFISYTIPGSGGTGPDYGVTTFRLIE comes from the coding sequence ATGATGAAATGGATGAAAGACGAGCGCGGCGTCAGCCTGATCATGGCCGCGATGCTGATCGTGGTGCTGTTGGGCATGGTCGCGCTGGCAGTTGACGTGGGCCGCCTGTACGTCGCCCGCCAGTTCCTGGTCAATTCGTGCGACGCGGCGGCGCTCGCCGGCGGCATGGAGCTGCCCAACCAGACTAAGGCAACCACCAAGGCAAACGAGTGCGCCATCGCCAACCAGATGACCAGCCACCACGTGTCGTTCCCGGCGGACGGCGTGACCGCGGACGGGCCGACCAAGATCCGCGTGGACGGCGACATGGTGGTGGCGCATACCTTCGCCAACGTCCTGGGCTTCAGCTCGCGGCAGGTGGGGGCCTACGCGGTGGTGCTCAAGACGGGATCGGTGTCATGGGTCAACGGCCGGGTGGTGCCGTGGGGCATCCCCTGGTACGGCCCCGACGGCGCCCCCTACGGGTACGACAACGGCGTGCCGTACACCCTCAAGGTCGGCAGCCAGACCGACCTCGGAGACGGCTCGGTCGAGAAGACCGGCGGCAACTTCTATCCGCTGGCGCTGGAGCGCAGCCTGGGCGACGGCAGCAGTGGCGCGAAGGTGTACAACAACGATATCAAGTGGGGCTTCGACGGCCAGGTCAAGGTCGGCGATATGACGGCGACCGAGCCCGGAAACATGGTGGGCCCCACCCGCCAGGCGGTGAGCAGCGACGCGGATTCCCTCTTCAGGCGCGCCGAGCAGCAGCCGTGGGCCGACGACACCTGGGATAACTACGATTACGGCAACCCGCGGATCGTCATCGTCCCCATCATCAGCCCGCTGGGCAATGGGCGCACCGAGGTGGAGATCCTCGGATTCGCGTCCTTCTTCGTCGCCTCCTGCACGGGGCAGGAGGTCACAGGCTATTTCATCAGCTACACCATCCCCGGGTCCGGCGGAACCGGGCCGGACTACGGGGTGACGACGTTCCGCCTGATCGAATAG
- a CDS encoding Flp family type IVb pilin, which produces MLERMKALWSDEEGATMVEYALMLALIAIVCILVVTALGQKTGETFDSAQQQLPAGSGQVPVTP; this is translated from the coding sequence ATGTTGGAGAGGATGAAGGCGCTGTGGAGCGACGAAGAGGGCGCCACCATGGTCGAGTACGCGCTGATGCTGGCGCTGATCGCCATCGTGTGCATCCTGGTCGTCACCGCTCTGGGTCAGAAGACGGGTGAGACTTTCGACAGTGCTCAGCAGCAGCTCCCCGCCGGCAGCGGGCAGGTTCCGGTCACGCCGTAG